In the Desulfosporosinus acidiphilus SJ4 genome, GGGGTGTCCTTTTCCTTTTTTATAACAATAACTGCGCGATGTTCAGCACTCTCACCAAAACTATATTGTTGAATAGAATCTACAGTTGCACCCAATACTTTAAGAGCAGCCTTAGATTCTTCCAATTCATCCTTAGCTTGTAAGCCTTTTAACGAAAGAAATAATCCGTTCTTTTTAAGAATAGGAAGTGTAAACTCCAGTAATACAGGAAGGCGAGCAACAGCTCTGGAACCAACACTATCAAATTTCGCACGATATTGTGCATCTCGTCCAATATCTTCCGCACGTGCGTGAATCGTCCACGTATTCTTCAAACCTAATTCACTTATAACAATATCTAGAAAATCTAAGCGTTTTTTTAGAGAATCAATTAAATAAACGTCTAATTCGGGTAGAAGAATTTTAATGGGTATTCCTGGAAACCCAGCGCCCGTTCCTAAATCCGCAAATTTAGTACCCTTAATGTATTTTCCAAGGACCATAGAATCAATAAAATGCTTTAAGATTATTTCAAGTGGTTCTGTAATTCTGGTAAGGTTTAATTTCCTGTTCCACTCGATCAGAAGATCTCCAAAAAGACATAGCTTGTTAATTTGCTGTTCCGATAAATCATAACCTAAATGTGCTAAGGTCAAAACTTTCATCTGAGAATCATAGTCTTTGAACATTACCTATTTCCCCCTCTGAATTGTTGTTCAAGGAAAACAAGTAATACTGAAATGTCAGCCGGAGTAACTCCTGTAATTCGTGACGCCTGACCCACGTTTCGGGGTTTTACTTCCATTAAACGTTGTCTGCCCTCAGTAGATAAACCTTTAACTTCCGTATAATTAAAATCATTAGGTAAAAGCCTATCTTCCATTTTGGCGAATTTCTCTATATCCATCCATTGCTTTTCTATATAACCGGCATATTTAGTTTCAATAACTGCAACTTCCAAGACCTCTTTCGAATAGTTAGCTAATTCCGGAATTAGTTCATTCATATGGGATAATGTTATTTCAGGTCTACGGAGTAAATCAAGGGCGTTTATACCGCCGCGTACCGGAGTCGAATTTGCATCAGCCATTACCCTCCCTAAATCATGACTAGAGGGAGAGAAAACTGTTGATTTCCAAAGATGCTTAATTTCCTCCAACTCATTCTTCTTACTTTGGAAACGAATCCAACGCTCATCATCAACCAACCCAATACTACGCCCTTTTTCTGTAAGCCTAAGATCGGCATTATCCTGCCTTAGTACTAAACGGTATTCGGCACGTGATGTTAAAAGGCGATATGGTTCCTTTACACCCTTTGTTACTAAATCATCGACCATTACACCTAAGTATCCATCTGAACGACGCAAAACAAACGGATCTTTATCTAAACAACGCATTGCTGCATTAATACCGGCAATTAAACCCTGAGCTGCAGCTTCTTCATAACCTGAAGTACCATTTAATTGGCCCGCTGTAAATAAGCCAGGCAGTTGACGTACTTCAAGACCTAAAGACAATTGGTGTGGAAAAACGTAATCATATTCAATAGCATATCCAGGTCGAAGCATTTTTACATGATTTAAGCCGGGAATACTTTGCAGAATTTGTACTTGAACCTCTTCAGGCATACTGGTAGATAATCCGGCCACATACAATTCATCGGTATTCCAACCTTCAGGTTCAAGAAAAATCTGATGGGCATCACGATCGGCAAAACGCACAACTTTATCTTCTATTGAAGGACAATACCTAGGACCAATTCCCTCTATTTTACCGGAATAAAGAGGTGCACGATAAAGATTTTCTTTAATGATTTCGTGAGTTTTCTTAGAAGTATAACCAAGCCAGCAAGGAACTTGTTTTGTGGGGTCATCCTGCCAGAAAATACTCTTAGTAGGAAGAAAAGAAAATTTCCAAAGAGAATCATCACCTGGTTGCACTTTAAGTTCAGAATAATCAACAGAAAGTCGGTGTATTCGAGGAGGAGTTCCCGTTTTAAATCTGCCTAACTCTATTCCGGCATCTTTTAGAGATTCAGAAAGACATAGGGAAGGCATTTGTCCATTGGGTCCACCCTCGTACATTGAATCACCAATAATAATTCTGCCGCGAAGATAGGTACCACTGGTTAAGACAATATTTTGAGATTCAAATCGCGCGCCGGTTCTTGTCACAACTCCGGCCATCTGATAGTTTTCAACAACTAACCGTTCCGCCAATCCTTGAATAACCGTTAAATTAGGCTGGTTAAACAAAACAGTACGCATGTTATTCTGATAAGCCTGCTTATCAGATTGGACCCGTAATGCATAAACAGCAGGTCCTTTGCCGGTATTTAACATTTTTACTTGCAGGGAGGTTGTATCTGCATTAATCCCCATCTCTCCTCCCAGGGCATCGATTTCGCGAACCAAATGTCCCTTCGCCGGACCACCAATTGACGGATTGCAGGGCATGTGGGCGATTGTGTCAAGATTCAAAGTAATAAGCAGCGTTTTACATCCTAACCTGGCAGATGCTAAGGCTGCTTCACAGCCTGCATGACCAGCGCCAACAACAATTACATCATAGTTTCCAGCAAAATATTCCAAGATTAAACCTACTTTCCAATACAAAATCGTGAAAAAATATCTTCTAATAGAGATTCCTGTACATTGTGCCCGGTGAGTTCAGAAATATATTGAAGCGCTTGACGAATATCAATTGAGATAATATCCCAGGGCATCAAAGAATTTAAGCTGCTCTTCGCCTGTTGGAGAGCTGTATAACTATGTTCCAAAGAAGAAATTTGACGTGCATTCGAGAGCAATGGCTCCGAATAATTTTTTACTTCCCCCTGGTAAACTCTTCGTTTGATTTCTTCCTCGAGTTTGTCAAACCCTTGGTGAAGGAGCACAGAAAAAGGAATCCAATGCTCAATATTATTTATACTAAGTATTTCATTGTTAAGCAAATCGATTTTATTAACGAGCACAATAACTTTCTCAGCATAGGTTTGAAAAATTGTTAACTCTTCCTCCGAAAACGGAACATTTGCCTGAATTACTAAAATAATAAGATCGGCCTTTTTTAAGGCAGCCCAGGTTCTCTCTATTCCGATCCTTTCAACAGTATCCTCGCTTTCCCAAATCCCGGCAGTATCCACCAATTGTAAGAGTATTCCTCCGACATTGACTGATTCCCTTATTTCGTCTCTCGTTGTCCCTGGAATATCCGTCACAATAGCCCGTTCTTCTTTTAACAGAGCATTAAGAAGACTAGATTTACCTACGTTTGGCCGCCCCGCGATTACCGTAAGCAGCCCTTCACGTAATATTTTACCGGTCTTGCTGCCCTTCAATAAATCATTAGTTATAGAGATTGCCTTTTCAATGCGGTAATTTAGTGCATTACGATCTAAACTTTCAACGTCATCTTCAGGAAAATCAATTCCGGCTTCGATAAAAGCTAAAATTTCTAGGATCTTTTCCCTTAGATCCATGATTTGTTTTGACAATCCCCCACTAAGCTGAGATAAGGCCAGATCTGCAGATGATTCGGTTTTTGAAGTAATAAGATCGATAATGGCTTCTGCTTGTACTAAATCTAATTTGCCATTTAAAAAAGCTCTTTTAGAAAACTCCCCCGGTTCTGCAAGGTGAGCACCATGGCGAAGACAGGTATTTAATATTCTTTGAGCAATAAAAGGTCCGCCATGACAATTTATTTCATAGACATCTTCCCCTGTAAAAGAATTAGGAGCAGACATTTTGCTAATCAGAACCTCATCCAGTACACGCTCTCCATCTTTAAAAGTACCAAGGTATAACGTAAAATTTCCTTGAAGAGACCAGCGCTCTTTTGATTTAGGTACAAAACATTCGCCAATAATTCTAGCCGAATCGGGTCCGCTTAGACGGATAATATGAATACTGGCTTCTCCCATGGCAGTAGCCGGAGCAACAATCGTTTCTTCCACTTGATCATCTCCATAACAAATTATCGAAAGGAAAGCATAACCGAAGGTTATACTCTCTAAGAATGCTTAGCTCGAGTTGAGCCTCCGGAAAAATCAGCAGATTAGTTGAACTCAAAGTTTATACTTTCTGCCCTGGAAATGATTTCTCATTCAGCAGTGAAGCCGTTAGCGAGATAGAGGTTTGATAGTATAAAAAAGAGGGGTTAATCCCCCTCAACTTATCCACCTTGATTGCTAAATAATTAAGTTTGAAGGCGGCTAATAAAGAATAGTTCTTTTAGCCTCTTTTTGGAGCAATAACTACTCGCCGATTAGGATCATCACCCTCACTAAAGGTTGAAATCCTATTATCATCCTGCAAAGAAGTATGAATTATTCTCCGTTCGTGGGGATTCATAGGTTCTAAGACAATTTTAACGCCGGTTCTTTTAACCTTATCTGATAAGCGTTTCGCTAGACGAATAAGAGTATCCTCACGCCGGATTCTATAACCTTCAACATCTACAACGATACGAACACGTTCCGATAATTGTTTAGCGACGGCTAAATTTGTTAAATATTGCAGAGCATCTAATGTATCTCCTCGACGACCAATTAATATTCCAAGTTCGGGTCCTGTTATATTAATATGCCAGTGTTCAGAATCCTTTTTAACCTGAGTTTCGGCTTTGACACCCATAGCCTTACAAACACTAAGAATGAATTCCGTAGCCAACTGACCAGGATCATCTTGGTAAGTCACTCTTACTTTTGCCAGCTTAGTTCCAAAAAGTCCAAACAGGCCCTTCTTAGCAGGTTCCTCAATAATTTCAACCTGGACATATTTTCTATCAACTGCTAATTCCTGAATCCCAGCGGCGATCGCTTCTTCAACCGTTTTTCCGGTTTTCTCTACTATCCTCATGAACGATCCCTCCTCGCGTCTTCCCCGTTATCTATACAGCGCTTTTCTTTTGATTTGATAATTTTCGATTAATATATAATTGTTGAAGTATCGATACACAGTTCATTGTCACCCAATACAAGGCCAAACCAGATGGTACCGTAGCGCTAATATAAGCAAAAAATAAAGGCATTATGTATAACATCGTTTTTTGTGTCGGATCAGATGAAGCATTTGGATTCGTAACTTTTGTTTGTAAGAACGTCGTTGCCGCTGCAAAAAGAGGCAAAATAATGTGATAACTAAGAGTAAACCCATAGATTTTAGTCAAATCAAACCCTAAAAACCAGTGAGCTGCATTGGCAGATGCACCATAGGGGAAATTACGCAAAGTACTATATAAACCCCAAAAAATCGGCAATTGAATAACAATAGGCAAACAACCACCCATTGGATTCACTTGATGCTCTTTATACAACTCCATAAT is a window encoding:
- a CDS encoding YidC/Oxa1 family membrane protein insertase codes for the protein MSIIVQWMTYLLNIFYNLSSALGLPNYGVAIILLTILIKTIIYPLTYKQMASMRKTVDLQPKIKAIQAKHKNDKEKANAEIMELYKEHQVNPMGGCLPIVIQLPIFWGLYSTLRNFPYGASANAAHWFLGFDLTKIYGFTLSYHIILPLFAAATTFLQTKVTNPNASSDPTQKTMLYIMPLFFAYISATVPSGLALYWVTMNCVSILQQLYINRKLSNQKKSAV
- the jag gene encoding RNA-binding cell elongation regulator Jag/EloR gives rise to the protein MRIVEKTGKTVEEAIAAGIQELAVDRKYVQVEIIEEPAKKGLFGLFGTKLAKVRVTYQDDPGQLATEFILSVCKAMGVKAETQVKKDSEHWHINITGPELGILIGRRGDTLDALQYLTNLAVAKQLSERVRIVVDVEGYRIRREDTLIRLAKRLSDKVKRTGVKIVLEPMNPHERRIIHTSLQDDNRISTFSEGDDPNRRVVIAPKRG
- the rsmG gene encoding 16S rRNA (guanine(527)-N(7))-methyltransferase RsmG, with amino-acid sequence MFKDYDSQMKVLTLAHLGYDLSEQQINKLCLFGDLLIEWNRKLNLTRITEPLEIILKHFIDSMVLGKYIKGTKFADLGTGAGFPGIPIKILLPELDVYLIDSLKKRLDFLDIVISELGLKNTWTIHARAEDIGRDAQYRAKFDSVGSRAVARLPVLLEFTLPILKKNGLFLSLKGLQAKDELEESKAALKVLGATVDSIQQYSFGESAEHRAVIVIKKEKDTPSIYPRKAGIPSKSPIH
- the mnmE gene encoding tRNA uridine-5-carboxymethylaminomethyl(34) synthesis GTPase MnmE; this translates as MEETIVAPATAMGEASIHIIRLSGPDSARIIGECFVPKSKERWSLQGNFTLYLGTFKDGERVLDEVLISKMSAPNSFTGEDVYEINCHGGPFIAQRILNTCLRHGAHLAEPGEFSKRAFLNGKLDLVQAEAIIDLITSKTESSADLALSQLSGGLSKQIMDLREKILEILAFIEAGIDFPEDDVESLDRNALNYRIEKAISITNDLLKGSKTGKILREGLLTVIAGRPNVGKSSLLNALLKEERAIVTDIPGTTRDEIRESVNVGGILLQLVDTAGIWESEDTVERIGIERTWAALKKADLIILVIQANVPFSEEELTIFQTYAEKVIVLVNKIDLLNNEILSINNIEHWIPFSVLLHQGFDKLEEEIKRRVYQGEVKNYSEPLLSNARQISSLEHSYTALQQAKSSLNSLMPWDIISIDIRQALQYISELTGHNVQESLLEDIFSRFCIGK
- the mnmG gene encoding tRNA uridine-5-carboxymethylaminomethyl(34) synthesis enzyme MnmG, whose product is MEYFAGNYDVIVVGAGHAGCEAALASARLGCKTLLITLNLDTIAHMPCNPSIGGPAKGHLVREIDALGGEMGINADTTSLQVKMLNTGKGPAVYALRVQSDKQAYQNNMRTVLFNQPNLTVIQGLAERLVVENYQMAGVVTRTGARFESQNIVLTSGTYLRGRIIIGDSMYEGGPNGQMPSLCLSESLKDAGIELGRFKTGTPPRIHRLSVDYSELKVQPGDDSLWKFSFLPTKSIFWQDDPTKQVPCWLGYTSKKTHEIIKENLYRAPLYSGKIEGIGPRYCPSIEDKVVRFADRDAHQIFLEPEGWNTDELYVAGLSTSMPEEVQVQILQSIPGLNHVKMLRPGYAIEYDYVFPHQLSLGLEVRQLPGLFTAGQLNGTSGYEEAAAQGLIAGINAAMRCLDKDPFVLRRSDGYLGVMVDDLVTKGVKEPYRLLTSRAEYRLVLRQDNADLRLTEKGRSIGLVDDERWIRFQSKKNELEEIKHLWKSTVFSPSSHDLGRVMADANSTPVRGGINALDLLRRPEITLSHMNELIPELANYSKEVLEVAVIETKYAGYIEKQWMDIEKFAKMEDRLLPNDFNYTEVKGLSTEGRQRLMEVKPRNVGQASRITGVTPADISVLLVFLEQQFRGGNR